Sequence from the Flavobacterium sp. J372 genome:
CCAGTCATAATAATCTATATTGTCGCGCAAAAGGTGGCACAGCTGCAGCAGGCGCTCTTCGCGAAGCTGGTCTTGATGGTTGAGTATATCGGTAACTTTCGGTTTTAATTCTTCAAATGTCATGGTACACTAATTTTTGGCAAAAGTAGTTTTAAAGGCTGTTTTTATTTGTATATTTTTGTTAAAAATTGCTGCCGCGCATGCTCAAGAAAAACCGGGCTTTCTTTTTGTTTCTGCTTAAGTTCGGGTTGACCTACCTGGTGCTTTCTATAGCCTATTGGTTTTACCTGGCGCAATATGATGCCCAAAACTACGAGCCCGATGCCATGACCGGCATTGTAGCTTACCAGGCAGAAGATGTGCTTGATTTTTTCGGGACGAATGCCTCAACCCGGCCACGCCACCATGAGAACTCTTATAAGTTTTTTATAAACGACCAGCCTGTAGCCCGCATTGTGGAAGGCTGTAATGCCCTAAGCGTGATGATACTGTTTGCTGCGTTTGTGGTTGCGTTTTCATCGACATTTAAGCGTACTGCGCTGTTTATCATCATCGGACTCATCATCATACATATATTAAATGTGATAAGGGTTGCGCTCATGTGCCTTTCGCTGTATCACTATCCGCAATACGAAGCGCTGGTTCACGATATCATTTTCCCGCTGTTTATTTACGGAGTGGTATTTCTATTATGGATTTTATGGGTGACAAAATTCTCCGGCCATGCAAAAAAAGCGTAGTGTAAATATCGTCCCGGCACTAGCCATTGTTATTCTCGTTGTGTTGCTGGCAGTAGTGCGCTTTTACCAGGAAGATTTATTTTATGACCCGCTGGTGCCGTTCTTCAAAACCGATTCAGTCATCCTGCCGTTTCTGGACATACCTAAACTTTTGGGCGGACTTACACTTCGTTACTTAATAAACACTGTATTATCACTAGGCATTCTCTGGTTTTGCTTTAAAGATAAAAAGTATCATCAGGCTCACAACAATATTATACGGGTTATTTTTCATTGTACTGATGATCGCTTTCATCATTGTTGTCAATACAGAAAAACCCAACCTGCTGGCTTTGTTTTACATCCGCAGGTTTTTAATACAGCCTTTGTTCCTGATACTTTTTATCCCCGCGTTTTATTATCAGCGAAGAAATTCAGGCACCTAAACCTGCAAGGTTTCCAAAACCTTTTAGGTTTAAAAATAACGGCAAGACTATTGATAATGAAAAATTTACTAATTTTGCACCAATGAAACTCCGCAGTTATATAAGCGTAATTCTCTCCATCTTTATATTGGCAAGCAATATAGGGCTGGCATTGAACGTGCATTACTGCCATGGCCAAGTTTCAGATGTTTCATTGGCATACCGCACGGAGGAGTGTGCTGTTATCCACGCCAAAAAGAAGCAGACGTGCTGTGCCACCAAAGCTGAAAGCCATAAGAAATGCTGCGAGAATGATGTGGTAAAGCTTCAGGACAAAAGCGATAACATCATCGTAAAGTCCATCCAGCTTGATTTTGCCCCTATGGCTGAAGTTGCTGTGTGGAAGCCATCTTCATTTAATATTGAAGTACAGGCCGTTAAATCTGATTCGCCTTCATTCTACTGCGAGTCACACGCGCCACCGCTGTATAAACTTTATTCCCAATACATTTTTTACGCCTGAATTTAATGTAATTCCTTATTTCCCAACACTTGGGATACTGAGTAATAACATTAAATTATTTTTATGCGTAAACTATTTTTATTGCTTTTCCTGCTACCGCTTTTTGCTATGGCTCAGGAAAATGTAACCGGCAAAGTGCTTGACGATACAAGCCAGCCGCTACCCGGAGCCATTATTTACTGGCAGGGAACAGAACAGGGAACCGCCACCGATGATAACGGTAACTTCACGCTGCCCTTCAATGCTCAATCTAAAAAACTCGTTATAAGCTTTATGGGCTTTGAGACAGACATTATTGATGTCTCCGGCCCGGGAAATATAACCCATACAATGAAGCCTGGCGATGCTACTAATCTTGATACTGTGGT
This genomic interval carries:
- the xrtF gene encoding exosortase family protein XrtF; the encoded protein is MLKKNRAFFLFLLKFGLTYLVLSIAYWFYLAQYDAQNYEPDAMTGIVAYQAEDVLDFFGTNASTRPRHHENSYKFFINDQPVARIVEGCNALSVMILFAAFVVAFSSTFKRTALFIIIGLIIIHILNVIRVALMCLSLYHYPQYEALVHDIIFPLFIYGVVFLLWILWVTKFSGHAKKA
- a CDS encoding exosortase F system-associated protein → MVLMIAFIIVVNTEKPNLLALFYIRRFLIQPLFLILFIPAFYYQRRNSGT